In Candidatus Methylomirabilis sp., one genomic interval encodes:
- a CDS encoding tetratricopeptide repeat protein, with amino-acid sequence ATLLRRARTLADRGDLEQARHLCQAAVGRDRLNPEAHFLLAAICQEQGEVSAALEALRRAIYLAPEFAPAHFLQGSLLLRQAKRMQGQRSMETVVRLLRPAPPDEPVPGSDGLTAGRLLEMARAYLEVR; translated from the coding sequence GCTACTCTCCTCCGGCGAGCCCGCACCCTGGCAGACCGGGGCGACCTGGAGCAGGCCCGCCATCTCTGTCAGGCCGCAGTGGGGCGGGATCGGCTCAACCCGGAGGCGCACTTCCTGCTGGCCGCGATCTGCCAGGAGCAGGGGGAAGTCTCCGCCGCCCTGGAAGCACTTCGCCGGGCCATCTACCTGGCCCCGGAGTTCGCTCCCGCCCACTTTCTCCAGGGAAGCCTCCTGCTCCGCCAGGCGAAGCGCATGCAGGGACAGCGGTCCATGGAGACCGTGGTGCGCCTCTTACGTCCGGCGCCGCCCGATGAGCCAGTCCCCGGCAGCGACGGCCTGACGGCGGGCCGCCTCCTGGAGATGGCCCGGGCGTACCTCGAGGTCCGGTGA